The Inediibacterium massiliense genome includes the window GTGGGATGCGTGCTTGGAGGAAAATTAACTCATCCTAAAGAGTGAATAAGATCAATAGAGTGAATTGAAGAAGTTTATGAGTAAATAAAAAAACACATGGCGTCCAGAAAAGCTGGACGCCAATTCAAGCTAAAAGTTAGATTTTAAGGGGTTCTTCCCACCAGCCAAAAGCAATTCTACCTGAGGATGATAGGTCAGGAGATTCTGGATTAGATAAAAATATGAGAAAAGACCCGCAAGGTGGGAATATAAACTTACCTTGCTCATCATCTACTAGTGTACTTTCAGGTTGAGCACGTCGAACAAAAGCTTTAATTCCACCTGTAGGCTCTCCTGTTACATTTACTGCATACTGAAGTTCTATTCGAGGTTGTGGCAGAGGACAAAGAGCAGTATTAGCTGGTGTGATTAGAGTGGATTTTTGAGGTACTCCAGGCGCAGATGCATTAAACCAAATCTGAGCTCGAAATGAAGAATCTACTACATCACTTACAGTCCAGACGGCTAAATGCAAATTAACACCAGAGTTTGGTGGATTATATAATCTAGCCCAAGCACTTGTACCCATTCCAAAGGTTAGATTATCTGCATAGCCTACAAAATATTTTCCTTCAAGAGATTTTGCTAGGTTAATTGGAACGTCAACTGTATATTGTAGCGATGGGGTAAAGATTGATGGCTTAGAGTGATAGCATCCACAGTGTTGATTATGGCAGTTTATTGAGCTACAAGATATACAATTAGATGAATTGGAATATTGTCCTTGATAATTTATGTTAGGGTGATAGTCCATAAATATTACTCCTTTACTATAACCTATATAGACAGCTATTATGAATAGTTTGGATCAAGAGAGAAGGATAAATTACTCAAGAAAGCCTGTCTTAGTACATAGTATTCATAGTAAGCAAAAAAGGGACAGTTAAATATTAAAATATCTATATATACTAATTTAACCATGGGAATGAAAAGAGGATATCATATGTGGGAGGTAGACTCAGTGGTAAATATTTTGTATAATTGCTTTGAAAATGTTTTTACTCAAAAATCATTTTGAATATTACAAATCAATAATCAATTGTTCGATAACTTTTATACCCAAAAAGGAGAATAAAATGATAGAAAAAATATTAGATTTTAATCGTACGTTTGTATCTGAGAAAAAATATGAGACTTATAGAACAAGCAAATATCCAAATAAAAAAGTTGCTATTGTTACTTGTATGGATACTCGTTTAATAGAATTGCTCCCTGCAGCATTAGGGCTAAAGAATGGTGATGCTAAAATTATCAAAAATGCTGGAGGAATCATTTCTCATCCTTTTGGAAGTGCTGTTCGCAGTTTGTTAGTTGCCATATATGAACTGAATGTTAATGAAATTATTGTTATTGGTCATACGGATTGTGGAGTTCAACATATGGATAGTGAAAAAATACTGGATCATATGAAACGGCGAGGAATTCCTTCCGAACGAATTGAACTAGCTCGAGATTTTGGAGTGAATGTAGATGCTTGGTTAAGAGGATTTGAGGATGTGAATACTTCAGTAAAAAATTCTGTAGCATTGTTACGCCGTCATCCACTTATTCCAGATGATGTCTGTATATATGGATATATAATGGATTCTGTTACAGGAGAACTGACATCTGTTTCTGAATAAACTATATTTTATTTGATATAATTTTAGGTGTTTATAGGGAACTAATTATAGTTGAGAAGGTAAAGCTTGCCTCTTTGAACCTGTTGAGCTTAGGGAAGCAAATTGTTTATAAGAAAATTTTGTATTGGATTAGGTTCTATGTCAATAATTGAAATGAGAGTATTTGAATCTTACTCTATTTCTATATTTAGGGCCAACTATATACTATGGACTTGTTTTTAGGCATAATTGATAAACCTAAGTTTAAAATTTAGGTTAGCATATTTTAATTTGTACAAAGAAGTATACCATGTTGTTAACTGTCCTAATACTTTAATACTAATGTTTGTGTAAAATAATTTCAGAATGATATACTATATACAATGTACGTGAATATTTTTTTGTAAGGAGCGAATGGTATGAAGGATGTAACAGCAGCCGTTATTATAAAAGATGATTTGATTTTAATAGCTAGAAGAGGTAAAAATGAAAATTTAGAAGGAAAATGGGAGTTTCCAGGGGGAAAGATCGAAAAAGATGAAACACCACAGCAATGCTTGAAAAGAGAAATTCAAGAGGAGTTAAATATAGAAATTGAAGTAGGGGATTTTTTAGGCGAAAGTATTTATAAATATTCTAATGGTGAAATAAGATTGTTAGCATATTTTTCTATAATCATTGAAGGGGAAATGAAGTTATCTGTTCATGATAAAGTGAAATGGGTTAATATTAAAGAAATGGATACATTTGATTTTGCACCAGCAGATGTGCCGTTAGTAAAAAGATTAAAGGAGAGTTTAATGTGATATGTTTTATAGTTAAAATATATCATGAGAAAAAAGGGGGAGTTAGGTGGAACTTTTAACGGCTTTTGGTAGTATCTTTAGCATTATTATTATGATAGGAATCGGATATATTCTAACCTATAAAGGGTGGATGGACAAATCAGGTGCTGGATTGTTTTCAAAAATTGTTATTCATATATCATTACCAGCTATGATGCTTTATAATCTTATGTCAGATTTTGATAGAGCAAAACTTTTAAGTCTTGGAAAAGGGTTAATCATTCCTTTTGTTTCTATAGCATTGGCTTATGTATTAGGTAAAATATTTATAAAAATTTTTAATATTACTCCCAATAGACGGGGGTCTTTTTTATCTATGTTTTTTGTGTCTAATACAATATTTATTGGTTTGCCAGTGAATTTAGCTTTATTTGGATCAGAAAGCGTTCCTTATGTTTTATTATATTATATAGCGAATACGACTTTTTTTTGGACTATCGGTGTTTTTGAGATTAGTAAAGATGGGGAAGAAGAACCTAAGAGGTTTTTGTCCGTAGATACTATTAAAAGAATATGTTCCCCTCCACTGATGGGATTTATAGTAGCGATCTTTTTAATCGTTTTATCTATCCCTGTCCCTAAATTTATGATGGATACTTGCAAATATTTAGGAAATTTAACAACGCCTTTATCTATGTTATTTATAGGAAACACAATATATTATATTGATATGAAAGGAATTTCATTTGACAAAGATGTTTGGGGTGTTTTATTAGGCAGATTTATTATATCTCCTCTTTTAGTAATAGGTTTATGTACATTCTTTCCTTTGCCAGAACTTATGCAAAAAGTATTTGTGATTCAAGCTGCTATGCCAGTGATGACAAATACTGCTATAGTATCTAAATCATATCATGCAGATTGTCAATATTCAGCTATTATGATTACCATTACTACTATACTAAGCTTACTGATCATTCCCATATATAAAATATTTCTTCAGTAAAGTCAATCTTTGTCCCCTTTAGGGGATTTTTTTAGACTATATCTTTATGCCCATTTTTTTTGTTGGTTATTTTTGTTATAATATTACAAAAGGGGGGATATAAAAGGGATTTATAAGGAACATAAGAGAAAGGGTTTAAAAAAGGGGAGGATATGTAATAATGAAATTAAGAAGATTTAAGAAAAATGCTGTGATTTTAATATGTGTGACTTTAGCTTTTTTGTTTACAGGAATTTATTTTACTTATTCCATAAAGACTCAAACACAAATTAATACTATGCTCAATGATGTTCTAATGGATGAAATCAATGCATCTAAAGAAAGTATTGAAAATATTTTTAGAGGATATGAAGAATCAGCTTATATGCTGGCTAGTAATCCAGAGATAAAAAATTTCTCTGATTCTGTAGAGTATGAAAATAGAGTAGAAAATATTTTACTCAATGCTTATCATACAAAAGAAAAAGATATTGTAGATATTTACATAGGAGACAAGAATAAAAGAATGTTGTCTGCTATCACTCCTAATGAAGAGTTAGAGGGCTATGATCCTCAATATAGCGACAATGGAGACAAAAAAGATTGGTATTTTATGCCTGTAGACGATCATAAGACATATTGGTCTGATGTTTATAGAGACGTTTTGACAAATGTGCAGATGATTACCGTTGCTGTACCTGTTATGGATCATAACAATCAAGCTGTTGGATCTATGGGAATAGATTATTATGCAAATGAAGTTAATAAATCTATTGGTTCAAAAAAACTTTTGAAAAATGGTTTTTATCAATTAGTAGACTGTGAAGGAAAAATCGTTTCAGATAAAAATTTTAATACCCAACAAGAAAAATCATCTGTGGGAAGATGGCATTTTAACCAAGAGATTGTTAATTATGCCAAGGATCATAATCAAAGGGGTATTAAGTTTTTTGATATAGATAAAGATTCAAAAGTTTATATACCTGAAAAATTAAAAAAAGCAAAAACAATAGAAGATTTAGGAGAATTTGAAAATCAAATTGAAGATTTAAATGGAGATGGTAAATTATTAGATAATATACCTTTTTATATTTT containing:
- a CDS encoding beta-class carbonic anhydrase; this encodes MIEKILDFNRTFVSEKKYETYRTSKYPNKKVAIVTCMDTRLIELLPAALGLKNGDAKIIKNAGGIISHPFGSAVRSLLVAIYELNVNEIIVIGHTDCGVQHMDSEKILDHMKRRGIPSERIELARDFGVNVDAWLRGFEDVNTSVKNSVALLRRHPLIPDDVCIYGYIMDSVTGELTSVSE
- a CDS encoding (deoxy)nucleoside triphosphate pyrophosphohydrolase, whose amino-acid sequence is MKDVTAAVIIKDDLILIARRGKNENLEGKWEFPGGKIEKDETPQQCLKREIQEELNIEIEVGDFLGESIYKYSNGEIRLLAYFSIIIEGEMKLSVHDKVKWVNIKEMDTFDFAPADVPLVKRLKESLM
- a CDS encoding AEC family transporter, which produces MELLTAFGSIFSIIIMIGIGYILTYKGWMDKSGAGLFSKIVIHISLPAMMLYNLMSDFDRAKLLSLGKGLIIPFVSIALAYVLGKIFIKIFNITPNRRGSFLSMFFVSNTIFIGLPVNLALFGSESVPYVLLYYIANTTFFWTIGVFEISKDGEEEPKRFLSVDTIKRICSPPLMGFIVAIFLIVLSIPVPKFMMDTCKYLGNLTTPLSMLFIGNTIYYIDMKGISFDKDVWGVLLGRFIISPLLVIGLCTFFPLPELMQKVFVIQAAMPVMTNTAIVSKSYHADCQYSAIMITITTILSLLIIPIYKIFLQ
- a CDS encoding DUF6143 family protein; the protein is MDYHPNINYQGQYSNSSNCISCSSINCHNQHCGCYHSKPSIFTPSLQYTVDVPINLAKSLEGKYFVGYADNLTFGMGTSAWARLYNPPNSGVNLHLAVWTVSDVVDSSFRAQIWFNASAPGVPQKSTLITPANTALCPLPQPRIELQYAVNVTGEPTGGIKAFVRRAQPESTLVDDEQGKFIFPPCGSFLIFLSNPESPDLSSSGRIAFGWWEEPLKI